The sequence CGCGAAAGAGGGAAACGAAGAGGGCGCGTGTGGCTTCCTCCCAGACGTCGGGCGCGGCAGTGAGGGTGAAGGAGATCGCGTCCTTGTGTGGCTCGATCGCCAGGCGCGCGCCCAGCGAGTCCAACAAGGGCTGTATCGGCGCCACGACAGACCGCCCCGCCAGATAAACGATACCTTCCTTCCCCTCCGGCTCGTCGGCGGGACCCGCGAGCACCAGCACCTCGGTGGCGACCACCGGGCTGCCCGCCTCTGGCACCACCGCGATCCGCTCCTGCGCCGTGGCACCGGAAGCCACCAACATTGCGGCGATGCAGCCCAGCAAGGCAGGGCGTCGGAACTCCCTTGCCGTGGCTCTCATCTGCGGGTGGCCTCCAGATTCTGCGGCGGAATCTCGGCTCGCACGGCGCCCGCCTCGTCGAGGCTCTCCAGCACCTCCCTGACGTCACTCACCCCGACATCGGCGAGCTCCGCGTAGAAGCGTTGCGCCGACTCTGCGTCGCCTCCTCGATCGATGAACCGGCCCACCACCTCGGCCATCCGATCGGGAGTTCGTGAATAGAAGAGCATGTCGTGGCGAAGGGCGCGGGCGGCGTCGGACACCCGCGCTTCGGTGAGATCGGCGGCGAGCTCGGCCGGAGCTTCTCTCAAGCGCTCGGGCGCGCCGCGGAGCGCCGAGGTGGGAGCCGCCACCATCAGGACGAGAGCTTGCCCGTAATGGGTCCACCAGTGCTCCCCCCACACCTCGGACGAGGGTAGCTGCGCCTGGAGCAGATCGGCGAGCAGACGAGCAGTGACGCTCACCGCCGCCGCCGGAAGGTCATCGATCGGATAGCCCACCCCGAACCACCCCCGCGTAGCCTCCGCGGGCGCCAGCGGGCCAAGGAAAGCGGTGTCCAAGCGGGCACCGCTGCTCTCTACATCCGGTGCGGCGGGGAGGTCGGCGAATTCGCGTCTCACGTCCTCGAGGGAGACGTCACCGACGGCCAGGATCGCCAGGCGATCGGGCCGGTAGAGTCTCGCCCACAGCTCGTCCAGGGGCTCCTCGGAGAGCCGCTCCGCGGAAGCGGGGGTTCCCGCGGCGGAGAGGTCCGCCGGGAAGAGGTGGGCTCGCAGCGTTGAGCGGAGGTGTTTGTCCGCGGTCTCCCATTCCGCCAGCCGTTCCTCGGTCAGCTCGCGCTCCGCGGATAATCGGGCTCCGGCGCCTGCTACGGGGGGTTCGAGGGCCGAGCGGAGGATGGCGGCGAGGTAGGGGAGCTCGACAGTCGGCCCGGTGACCGTGTAGACGATGGCGTCGCTGGTGCGCTCCACACGGACCTTGGCACCTACCACCTGCGCCTGCGCCTCGAGGCTGGGGTAGCGGATGTGCTGGAGCAGATGCCCGGCCCCCGCGAGTCCAGGAGGGTCGTCGACGAGGAGCGACATGCGCAACGAAACCAGCGGGATGGCGGGCTGCCGGTGTACCGCGAAGAAGGGTTCGGCGCTCTCCTGCGCCTGCGCAGGGAGCGCCAGCAGGAGGCCTCCGAGAAAGGCACCGAACAGGTTGTCGCGCGCGAGTTTACGCAATATACCAGTCGTCGGGTCCGAGCTGCCGGAGTTCGGTTGCACCTCGGGCCGGCACGGCCACCATCGATCGCACGCAGCCCTCACAGGGGCCGTAAGATACCCCGCGGGGGGAGTGAGTTCCAGGGGCGGAAAAAGCGCAAAGGGGCCGCCCGGAGCGCCCGGACGACCCTTTCTGGACTGCTTGTCGGCAGCGATCCCTCAGTCCGGAATGGCGTCGCTGATGATGAAATTGAGGGGATCCACCTGCTTGCCGTTCACCTCCACCTCGTAGTGCAGATGCGGTCCGCTGACCAGCCCGGTGGCGCCCACCTCGGCGATCACCTGTCCTCGCTCCACCCGCTGACCGGCGCGCACCAGGATGCGGGAAGCGTGAGCGAAGCGAGTGCGATAACCGAAGCCGTGATCGATCTCCACGGTGTTGCCGTACCCGCCGCTTCGGTGCCCGGCGTACCGCACGACTCCGTTGGCCGGGGCAAGGATGGGCTCCCCGACCGAGGCGGCGATGTCGATCCCGCGGTGGGGGCGGCTGATCCGGAGGATCGGATGGCGTCGATTGGGTGAAAAAAGGCTGGAAAGGTGTCCATCGGCGGGCGCAATAGAAGGCGTTGCCGCCAGCCGTTCGGTGTTCTCGCGCAGGGCCCCGATGGCCTCGCCGAGACTCGAGCGAAGCAGGTTCGCCCGGCGGACCAGGGTCTGGAGGTCGTAGGACGCGGCGAAGACCTTGCCGCCCACCTCCTGGTTCAGCTGGTAGATCTCCGAGCCCTCCAGAGTGGGTGTGCCAGGGCCGCCGATGCCTACGCGCTGAACGTCCTGGTCGATCGGTGGCAGTCCGGCGATCGCGCGGAAGGTTGCGTTGTTCCGCGAGAGCGAATCCAGTGCGGCGGCGAGCGTCTGCATCTCGTCGCGGATCTGGTCGACCTCGGCGGCGAGCAGCTCGTTCTCGCGCTTCAGCCGCCCGGCCTCCAAGTGCCGGTCCTGCCGGATGAAGAACCCGACGGTGAAGGTGCTGAGGAGCAGTGCGGTCACGAGCACGAGAGAGATGCCCGCCCGCACCGCGGAGCTGGTGACATGGAAGGTCCTTACGCGCTCGCTGTCGTAAGGAACGAGCATCAGGGTCCACCTGGTGCGCGCCATAGCCGCGGACTGCCGATGGAAGAGATGATGGAAGCGGTCCAGATTGCCGCCTGAGCCGCTTCATGGTTGCCTGGGCAGAGGGGTCACGCTGCCTTCGCGCGCGGCGAAAGGGCGACACTCCTCGAAAAGCGCGGGGTGGGGCAAGTGCAAGCCCATGGCCGGGGGTTGCGCATGTGCGCAACCCCTTCTGCGGCAGTCGGTTAAGAGGGAACTCTCGGGGAAGGGAAGCGGCCCGCCCTGTTGCATCCTGCCAGAGGTGCGGGCCTTTGCAAGATGTCAGGAGGAAGGGGCGAGGTCCGGCCGTGGGAAGAGCACGTCACCCTTCTGCACCTTCCATCCGGTCGGCTGCAGCGAGGCGAGGTCGTCCAGTCGCGGGAGCTGTTCGGGGCCGCCCAGCTGCCGCCAGAGCTCGAGGGCCTTGGTCGGAAGGTAGGGACTGAGGAGCACCGCGCTGATCGAGAGCGCGCGCGCCAGCGCCCCGAGCACCGCGTCCAGCGCGTCACCGCGATCCGGATCCTTCGCGAGCTTCCAGGGCGCCTGCTCGCCGACGAACGCATTGGCGGTGGACACAAGGCCAAGTGCAGCCGCGGCCCCCTCGTGTAGGAGGTAGGCGTCCATCTTTTCGCGATACTGGGCAACCGCCGCCTCGATGGCGCGGTCCAGCTGCGTGCCGCCCGACTCAGGGATCACCCCTTCGCGGTATTTCAGCACCATCGAGATGGTGCGGCTAGCGAGGTTGCCGAGGTCGTTCGCGAGCTCCGAGGTATAGCGCTCGTCGAAGCGCTCCCAGGTGAAGCTGCCATCCCCGTCCCAGGGGATCTCCCGAAGGATGAAATAGCGCAGCGCATCCGGCCCGTAGCGGCCGATCGCCTCGTCCAGGGTGAACGAAACGCCCGCGGACTTGGAGATCTTGCCGCCGCCCAGCGTCATCCACCCGTGCCCCCAGACCTGGCGGGGTGTCGCGACCCCTGCTGACATCAGCATGGCGGGCCAGTAGACGCAGTGGAAGCGCACGATGTCCTTGCCGATCACGTGGAGATCGGCGGGCCAGAGGCGCTCGTAGCCCGGGTTCGGGAATCCCGTCGCCGAGAGATAGTTGGTCAGCGCGTCGATCCAGACGTAGACCGCGTGCTCCGGGTCGCCGGGCCAGCGGATCCCCCACGCCAGCGAGGATCGGGAGACCGAGATGTCCTTGATCTCTTCGATCATCCGCCGCACCTCGTTGCGGCGCGACTCGGGCCGAACGAAGTCGGTTTCCTCGACCAGCTTCAACAGCGGCTCACGGTAGCGCGAGAGGCGGAAGAACCAGTCGTCCTCCTCCATCCACTGGATCTCGCGGGTCGGATGCTCGGGACAGCGACCGTCGACCAGCTCGTCGGCGCTCTTGTACGCCTCGCAGCCGACGCAGTAGTAGCCGGCGTAGGTGCCTCGGTACAGGTCGCCCGCGGCCTCCATCCGATTGATGATCTCGACCACCGCGTCGCGGTGCCGGTCCTCGGTGGTGCGTATGAAGTCGTCGTAGGAGATGTGCAGCTTCGCCCAGGCGGCTCGGAACGCGTCGGCGATTCCGTCGACCCACTCCTGGGGTGAGACACCGTTTGCTGCCGCCGTCTGCGCTACCTTCTGCCCGTGTTCGTCCATCCCGATCACGAAGTGCACGGGAATGCCCTTCAGCCGCTGATAACGGGCGATCGCGTCGGCTCCCACCTTCTCGAGCGCATGCCCGAGGTGGGGAGGGCCGTTGGCGTAGTCGATGGCGGTCGTGATGTAGAAGGTGTCGGTGCTCACGAGCAATACTGAAAAAGTCGGAATCCAGGAGTCGCAAGTCGAAATGGCCGTCTGCCACGTGGCATCCGCGCCGCCGTCGCAATCTACGGGGGTTACCCCGAAACAGCCATTCCGACCCCGGACTCCCGGATTCCGGCTGCTATCGTCTCCGGCGCCTGCGCCGCTTCGCGTCCTTCTGCCCGTCCGGCACGGAGATGATCTTCTCCTCGGTGCGAGGGGCGGGCACGGGCTCCTCCCGCGGCACGGCGGCCATCTCGGCTCGAAGCTGAGCGAGGCCGACGGTCCGACGCTGGCGCTGCTCGTCCATCAAGGTGACGAGGTCCCGCCAGATGTCGATACCGATCACCTTCTCC is a genomic window of Longimicrobiaceae bacterium containing:
- a CDS encoding M23 family metallopeptidase; this translates as MLVPYDSERVRTFHVTSSAVRAGISLVLVTALLLSTFTVGFFIRQDRHLEAGRLKRENELLAAEVDQIRDEMQTLAAALDSLSRNNATFRAIAGLPPIDQDVQRVGIGGPGTPTLEGSEIYQLNQEVGGKVFAASYDLQTLVRRANLLRSSLGEAIGALRENTERLAATPSIAPADGHLSSLFSPNRRHPILRISRPHRGIDIAASVGEPILAPANGVVRYAGHRSGGYGNTVEIDHGFGYRTRFAHASRILVRAGQRVERGQVIAEVGATGLVSGPHLHYEVEVNGKQVDPLNFIISDAIPD
- the metG gene encoding methionine--tRNA ligase: MSTDTFYITTAIDYANGPPHLGHALEKVGADAIARYQRLKGIPVHFVIGMDEHGQKVAQTAAANGVSPQEWVDGIADAFRAAWAKLHISYDDFIRTTEDRHRDAVVEIINRMEAAGDLYRGTYAGYYCVGCEAYKSADELVDGRCPEHPTREIQWMEEDDWFFRLSRYREPLLKLVEETDFVRPESRRNEVRRMIEEIKDISVSRSSLAWGIRWPGDPEHAVYVWIDALTNYLSATGFPNPGYERLWPADLHVIGKDIVRFHCVYWPAMLMSAGVATPRQVWGHGWMTLGGGKISKSAGVSFTLDEAIGRYGPDALRYFILREIPWDGDGSFTWERFDERYTSELANDLGNLASRTISMVLKYREGVIPESGGTQLDRAIEAAVAQYREKMDAYLLHEGAAAALGLVSTANAFVGEQAPWKLAKDPDRGDALDAVLGALARALSISAVLLSPYLPTKALELWRQLGGPEQLPRLDDLASLQPTGWKVQKGDVLFPRPDLAPSS